The Variovorax paradoxus B4 genome includes a region encoding these proteins:
- a CDS encoding type II toxin-antitoxin system Phd/YefM family antitoxin, giving the protein MPLRASDIVPISEARARLTELAEDVVGSGSEKVLTKNGASYVALVDARRLDYYHALESEHASLVLAEDASIGLRQALAGQFVSDEELDRALGVASAP; this is encoded by the coding sequence ATGCCATTGAGAGCATCGGACATTGTTCCCATCAGCGAAGCGCGCGCCCGGCTCACCGAACTGGCCGAAGACGTGGTCGGCAGCGGCTCAGAGAAGGTGCTGACCAAGAACGGCGCGAGCTACGTTGCCTTGGTCGATGCACGCCGGCTGGATTACTACCATGCCCTCGAGTCGGAGCACGCCAGCCTTGTGCTGGCTGAAGACGCCAGCATCGGCCTGCGGCAGGCCTTGGCAGGCCAGTTCGTGTCTGACGAGGAGCTGGACCGGGCACTGGGCGTCGCATCGGCGCCGTGA
- a CDS encoding RidA family protein — translation MAGENAAQPKRMPGPVHVAVPALARPGGHYSHAALGGGLVFIAGQLPITPGGERLIDAAFEQQVAQTLANVQAALLAAGSSIDRLLQVRVYLDDVANWPAFDRIYARWAGPSRPARAVVPTGPLHFGFKVEVEAMGLA, via the coding sequence ATGGCTGGTGAGAACGCCGCCCAACCGAAGCGCATGCCGGGCCCGGTCCATGTCGCCGTGCCCGCGCTGGCCAGGCCAGGCGGCCACTACAGCCATGCCGCCCTGGGCGGCGGCCTGGTGTTCATCGCAGGGCAGCTGCCGATCACGCCGGGTGGCGAGCGCCTGATCGATGCGGCGTTCGAACAGCAGGTGGCCCAGACGCTGGCGAACGTGCAGGCCGCCTTGCTGGCGGCAGGTTCGAGTATCGACAGGCTGCTGCAGGTGCGGGTCTATCTCGACGACGTCGCCAACTGGCCGGCGTTCGACAGGATCTATGCGCGGTGGGCCGGACCGTCCCGCCCGGCAAGGGCGGTCGTGCCGACCGGGCCGCTGCACTTCGGGTTCAAGGTCGAGGTGGAGGCGATGGGGCTTGCGTGA
- a CDS encoding DSD1 family PLP-dependent enzyme, producing MQDNLKNLANIDTPAAIVSLQRMQQNIARMQQRADALGVRFRPHVKTTKCADVVVAQLDAGAAGITVSTLKEADQFFGHGVTDILYAVGMAAHRLAHALDLCRRGCALQILTDSLEGARAIAEYGREHGHAFEVLIEIDTDGHRSGIKPAEDILLAVGRVLHEGGMRLAGVLTHAGSSYELHTPQALAALAEQERAGCVLAAERLRAAGLPCPIVSVGSTPTALEAASLEGVTELRAGVYVFFDLVMRNVGVCSTEDIALSVLTTVIGHQADKGWAIVDAGWMAMSRDRGTARQQRDCGYGQVCTVDGVPIDGYLLSAANQEHGILSREGTADADIVARFPVGTRLRILPNHACATGAQFPAYEALAADGTVQTWERFHGW from the coding sequence ATGCAAGACAACCTCAAGAATCTCGCCAACATCGACACTCCCGCAGCCATCGTGTCGCTGCAGCGCATGCAACAGAACATCGCCCGCATGCAGCAGCGCGCCGACGCCCTGGGCGTGCGCTTTCGCCCGCATGTGAAGACCACCAAATGTGCCGATGTGGTCGTCGCCCAGCTCGATGCCGGCGCGGCGGGCATCACCGTGTCGACGCTGAAAGAGGCCGATCAGTTCTTTGGCCACGGCGTGACCGATATCCTCTACGCCGTCGGCATGGCGGCGCACCGGCTTGCGCATGCACTGGACCTGTGCCGGCGCGGCTGTGCGCTGCAGATCCTGACCGACAGCCTGGAGGGCGCACGGGCCATCGCCGAATACGGCCGCGAGCACGGCCACGCTTTCGAGGTGCTCATCGAGATCGACACCGATGGGCACCGTTCCGGCATCAAGCCGGCCGAGGACATCCTGCTCGCGGTCGGCCGCGTGCTGCACGAGGGCGGCATGCGCCTGGCGGGCGTGCTGACGCATGCGGGCTCCAGCTACGAGCTGCACACGCCCCAGGCCCTTGCCGCCCTGGCCGAGCAGGAACGCGCCGGCTGCGTGCTGGCTGCCGAACGCCTGCGCGCAGCGGGCCTGCCGTGCCCCATCGTGTCGGTAGGCTCCACCCCCACTGCGCTGGAAGCCGCATCGCTGGAGGGCGTGACCGAACTGCGGGCCGGGGTCTATGTCTTCTTCGACCTGGTGATGCGCAACGTGGGCGTCTGCAGCACCGAAGACATCGCGCTGAGCGTGCTCACCACCGTCATCGGGCACCAGGCCGACAAGGGCTGGGCCATCGTCGATGCCGGCTGGATGGCCATGAGCCGCGACCGGGGCACGGCCAGGCAGCAGCGCGACTGCGGCTATGGCCAGGTGTGCACCGTGGATGGGGTGCCGATAGATGGCTACCTGCTGTCGGCAGCCAACCAGGAGCATGGCATCCTGTCGCGGGAGGGCACTGCGGACGCGGACATCGTGGCGCGTTTCCCGGTCGGAACCCGGCTGCGGATACTCCCCAACCATGCCTGCGCCACGGGCGCGCAGTTTCCCGCCTACGAGGCGCTGGCCGCGGACGGCACCGTGCAAACCTGGGAGCGGTTCCATGGCTGGTGA
- a CDS encoding tripartite tricarboxylate transporter substrate-binding protein codes for MIRFLRLAGSLAALCANLFVAPGAIARAFPARPVTLIVPFPAGGPSDALARAVAQKMAAPLGQPIVIENLGGANGVIGLTKATKAAADGYTISFGGIGTHVVNVALYKKLAYDPVADFAPIGPAGAAPMLLLARADLPAGNLREFGAWLAKHKDKASYGSAGVGSISHYGCVLLLSSIARNATHVPYKGVAPAVNDLMGGQTDFMCDQTTTALPQIAGGRIKAIAVLSGARLAQLPRVGTATEGGHPLDVRSWNAFFAPRGTPQPVLAKLTSALQQAVADPALRKQMEGLGVDLPAPADATPAAVTALIARGIRDDVPALKAKGEYLD; via the coding sequence ATGATCCGCTTCCTTCGCCTGGCCGGGAGCCTTGCCGCCCTCTGTGCCAATTTGTTTGTCGCGCCCGGCGCCATCGCCCGGGCGTTTCCGGCCCGCCCGGTCACGCTGATCGTTCCTTTCCCGGCCGGCGGCCCCAGCGACGCACTGGCCCGTGCCGTCGCACAGAAGATGGCGGCGCCCCTGGGCCAGCCCATCGTCATCGAGAACCTCGGCGGCGCCAATGGCGTCATCGGCCTGACCAAGGCCACCAAGGCCGCCGCCGACGGCTACACCATCTCCTTCGGGGGCATCGGCACGCACGTCGTCAACGTCGCGCTGTATAAAAAGCTGGCCTATGACCCCGTCGCCGATTTCGCCCCCATCGGTCCCGCAGGCGCGGCACCGATGCTGCTGCTGGCCCGCGCCGACCTGCCGGCCGGCAACCTGCGCGAGTTCGGCGCCTGGCTGGCGAAGCACAAGGACAAGGCGTCCTACGGCAGCGCCGGGGTCGGGTCCATCTCGCACTACGGCTGTGTGCTGTTGCTGTCTTCCATCGCCCGGAACGCCACGCACGTGCCCTACAAGGGCGTCGCGCCTGCGGTCAACGACCTGATGGGCGGCCAGACCGATTTCATGTGCGATCAGACCACCACCGCACTGCCGCAGATCGCTGGCGGGCGCATCAAGGCCATCGCGGTACTGTCGGGCGCGCGCCTTGCGCAGCTGCCTCGCGTCGGCACCGCGACGGAAGGCGGTCATCCCCTGGATGTGCGTTCCTGGAACGCCTTCTTCGCCCCGCGCGGCACGCCGCAGCCCGTGCTCGCGAAATTGACGAGCGCGCTGCAGCAGGCGGTCGCCGATCCGGCCCTGCGCAAGCAGATGGAGGGGCTGGGTGTCGACCTGCCTGCGCCCGCCGACGCAACGCCCGCGGCCGTCACCGCGCTCATCGCGCGCGGCATCCGCGACGACGTGCCGGCCCTCAAGGCCAAGGGCGAATACCTGGATTGA